Within Flavobacterium pisciphilum, the genomic segment GCTACAATTGCAATTGTCAAACCTACAACCCAAACCTGTGGATTAGTTATCCCTGCAAAATTAGGAGTTACGATGATTGCTTTAAATTCGTCAAAAGAAGTTGGAATTGGTAACGATACCAAATGTTCTTTCCCAATAGCCAATGGGCTACCAGATGAAACAAAAATTTCATTTACAATTATCCCAGCAACAACTGCAACAAGTGCACCTGGAATTAATTTAAGTTTTCTCAAAAATGGAACTTTATCCCATGAAATTAATATAACAAATGAGATTAAGGTAACGATTACTGCTCCCATATGAATATGGTTGAATATTTCAAACAATGATGAAATTGAGTTGCTTCCATCATGTTGAACAAACGCTTGATCTCCTTCAAAATCAGCATCATATCCAAATGCATGCGGCAATTGTTTCAGAATAATAATAACTCCGATACCTGCCAACATTCCTTCGATTACATTGGTTGGGAAATAATTAGATATACTACCTGCTTTTAAGAAACCTAATCCTAACTGGATTAATCCCGCAATAAAAACAGCTGTTAAAAATACATCAAAGGCTCCTAAATCAGTAATTGCTGTAAGAATGATTGCTGTTAAACCAGCTGCTGGACCTGATACACTAATATGTGATTGACTCAAATAACCTACAACTATCCCTCCGATAATTCCTGAAATAATTCCTGAAAATAATGGAGCTCCAGAGGCCATTGCGATACCTAAACACAACGGAAGAGCCACTAAAAAAACTACTAAACCTGAAGCAAAATCAGATTTAAGATTGGCAAAAAGATTTACTTTTCTTTTCATAATACAATAGTAAAAAATGTTCGTAAAATATCTACTGTACTACTAAAATACAATAAATGTTTAAAAAAATATAACTGGATGTACTATGCCAAATTAGGTGGCGGTGCAAAAATGGTTGCAGAAATCTTATCGTGTTTAGATAATTTTTCTGACAATATAAGATTTGATTTATCAAACATAGGTAAAACGAACTCACCATGAAATACAGGATGATACACATAAACTTTGACTTCTTTATGTGAATGTTCTTCTTCTGAAAAACTATAAAATGCAGACACATCGCATGTTTTCTCTATCATCGTCACAATTGGTGGCGTCGATAAGAAAGCAATAAATATGGTTAATAATATGTATGCAATTTTTTTCATTAGTGCAAAAGTAGAGCTAAACTGATAAAATCAAAACAGTAAGTTGAAAATTTTAAACAAATTTAACATTAACAAAAAAAAACCAGAATAGCTTTTTAATACTATTCTGGTCTTTTAGACATTCTATTTTATGATTTTACAAATCCTCTTCTAACCATGCTTTCATCATCCAAATGGTTTTTTCTTGTTCAGAGATAAAATCACTCATCATAGAGTTGGTTCCCTCGTCATTGATTTCATCTGACTGTGACAAAATTTCTCTTTCAATCTTCAGTAAATCAGTTAATGAATCTACAATTAAGTGTACTGCTTTTTCATCATTAGAGATATTCTTTCCAACTACTATTTTATTATTTTTGATATAGTCATCAAAAGTATGCAACGGAGTACCTCCTAATGTAAGGACTCTCTCAGCAATTAAATCAATTTTTAATTGAGCATCTGTATATAATTCTTCAAACTTTACGTGCAAATCAAAAAAACGTTTTCCGCGAATATTCCAGTGAATTCCTCGCAAGTTTTGATAATAAACTTGGAAATTTGATAGTAAGACATTTAATTCTTTAACAATTAATTCTGACTCTTTTACTGGCAATCCTAAAATATTAGTTTTCATAGTGTATTAATTTTATATTTCTAATAATTGTAAATTTAAAATAACTTTTTCGGAAAAGCCATAAAAAAAAATTATATTTTCTTATTTTTGCATCAGAAAATACTATTAAAAATGACTATAACTCAATTACAATATGTTTTAGCCGTTGCTGAACACAAAAACTTTACACTTGCTGCCGAAAAATGTTTCGTTACTCAACCTACGCTTAGTATGCAAATACAAAAAATAGAAGAAGAGCTTAGCATTTTAATATTTGACAGAAGCAAGAAACCAATTCAACTTACTGAAATTGGGCAAAAAATAGTAAATCAAGCAAAAAACATTGTCAATGAAGCCGACAGAATAAAAGACATCGTCGAACAACAAAAAGGGTTTATAGGTGGTGAGTTCAAATTAGGAATCATCCCAACTGTTATGCCTACTCTTTTGCCTATGTTCTTGAATAATTTTATTAAAAAATATCCAAAAGTTAAGCTATTAATCGAAGAGCTTAATACCGATGAAATTATTACCAAATTAAAAAACGGCCATCTTGATGCTGCAATTGCAGTGACTCCATTAGAAGACGAAAAAATAAAAGAAATCGTTCTTTATTTTGAACCTTTTGTAGCCTATATACCTGAACAACATTCTATTTTTCAAAAAGAAGAAATCGAAGTATCTGATTTAAACATCAACGAAATTCTACTTTTACAAGACGGTCATTGTTTTAGAGATGGTATTTTAAATCTTTGCAAAAACGGCACAGATGTAGAAAATAATGCGTTCCAGATACAAAGCGGAAGTTTTGAGACACTTATAAAATTAGCTGACGAAGGTTTAGGCACAACATTATTGCCTTATTTGCATACAATAGATTTAAAAGAAACAGACAAATTAAAGCTTCGTCACTTTAAGGAACCTAAACCTGCCAGAGAGGTAAGTTTAATCTATCCGAAGAGTGAATTAAAAATCCAAATCATCGATGCCTTACGAAGTACGATTGCTGGTGTTGTAAAAGGAGCTATTGTTTTTCAAAATGTTCAGATAATAAGTCCAATCCAAAAGAAATAAAAAAAAGGAACCTAATTAGGTTCCTTTTTTATTTATCTATACTTTAACTATCAGTAGACATTCTTTTAATTCGGGCTTTCCGATTGTAAAATTTAATAACCACTCTTCCAGTTGTTCCATTTCGTATGGTAATAGTGTTTTGATAGCTTTCTCTAATTCTTTTAAGAAAAGTACCGGGTCGAAACTTACTCTTTCAAGTATTGATTTCGTGTAATCAAACATCATTTTAGACATAATAAATTAAGATTATGGGGTTATCTCATTATTTTTTAACTCGACGTAAAAATAAGCAATTTACAATCAAGTGCTCATGTTTTAACTTATTTTTTTGTTTTATTATTCACGAATTCGTTTGCATAAATGAATATATAGCAATTTAAAATTAATCTAAATAGTGTGATTTACATCACTTTACGAGCTCTAAACATCTCTCTTTTTCCTGGAGGTCCAGCAAGTTTCTCAACTGTAAATCCCACCTCAATCATACTCCTTTTAACAACGCCACGGGCAGCATAAGTTACAAGAACACCATTTGGCTTTAAAGCAGTATACATTCTTCTGAATATATCAGTACTCCATAGCTCAGGTTGCACCTGATATCCAAAAGCATCAAAATAAATTAAATCAAAAACGGCAACATCATCAATTTCTTGAAAAAATTGTTTTCTCTTCGTTAATGCAAACGAATCGGTAAGTTCAATTGTTTCATCCCAATTACTTTCATGCATTCTTTTAAACACACCATCATCTTCATCTGCAGCCAATTCTGCTACATAATTCATCATGAGTACCTCATCGGCTGCAACAGGGTATGCCTCTACTCCAACATAATTTATGCGCTGATTTTTCTTATTTGCTTCTAAAAAAGTAATAAAAGCATTCAGTCCGGTTCCAAAACCAATTTCTAATACCGAAATAGGTTTGTCATCAAATAAAGAAAATCCATTTTTTATAAAGACATGCTTAGCTTCTTGGATTGCTCCATGTTTAGAGTGATAACATTCACCCCATTCCTCCAAATGAATTGTAGTTGAGCCATCTAGAGTTTGAATAATTTCTCTTTTCACAATTTATAAATCAGTTTATTGATGTTTTTGTCCTATTTAGAAGTCAAAATTAATCAAAACAAATGCGTAAAGCCTTAAAAAACTATTGTTTTTTCATAAATTTCATATAAAATTAAGCTGTTTTTTTAACTTTTTTAGAAAATAAATAAATCCCATTCAAACGTTATAATTAACACCATTTTAGCAGTCAAATTATATATATATTACTTAATTTTGCAATTAATAAAAATTTATTTCATTTTCTTCAATGTTTTAGATTACAATCATTAAACAATGAATATAGTTCATAAAAACCACACTTTATCATGAGTACAACTCAAACAAACAAAATTGAAATCATTAAAGCTACTTCGTCAAAAATAAATGATGTAGACTTTGAAAACTTAAGCTTTGGTGCTGTATTTACAGACCATTTATTCGAATGTGATTTTAAAAATGGACAATGGCAAACACCGGTCATTAAGCCTTACGCTCCAATTTTAATGGATCCTTCTTCAAAAGTCTTTCATTATGGACAAGCTATTTTTGAAGGAATGAAAGCTTATAAAGATGATAAAGATGCTATTTGGCTTTTTAGACCTGAAGAAAACCACAAACGTTTTAATGCTTCTGCAGTAAGAATGGCAATGCCAGAAATTCCTGAGTCTATTTTTCTAGATGGATTGAATGAGTTATTAAAATTAGATGCAGAATGGGTTAAAAGAGGAAACGGAAGCAGCATGTATATCCGTCCATTTATGATTGCTACTGGCGCTGGTGTTGTAGCAAATCCATCTGATGAATATAAATTTATGATTTTACTATCACCTGCAAAATCATACTATGCTGGAGAAGTAAAAGTTATTATTGCTGAGCATTACAGTAGAGCTGCTAATGGTGGTATCGGAGCTGCAAAAGCTGCTGGTAACTACGGAGCACAGTTTTACCCAACAAATTTAGCAAACAAAGACGGATTCCAACAAGTAATCTGGACTGATGATGCAACACATACCAAACTTGAAGAAGCTGGTACAATGAATGTATTTTTCAGAATCAACGATACTTTATTAACTGCACCTACAAGCGAAAGAATTCTAGACGGAATTACTCGTAAAAGTTTACTTGCAATTGCAGAAAAAGAAGGGCTAAAAACAGAAGTTCGTTCCGTATTAGCTTCTGAATTAGTTGAAGCTGCAAAAGACGGATCATTAAAAGAAATTTTTGGTGCGGGTACTGCTGCAGTAGTAAGCGTTATTAAAGGATTCTCATATAAAGATGAGTACTATGAATTACCTAAAACAGCTGATTCTTATGCTTCTCTTTTAAAAGAAAAACTAACAGGCATACAAAACAAACTAGCTGAAGATACTTTTGGTTGGACTGTAAAAGTCTAGTTATTCGTTTTCAGTCTCAGTATTGAATATAAAAAAAAATGGTTTTCAAGTTGAAAACCATTTTTTTTATGCCTTATATTTTTTCAATTTAACAACTGCAAACTAAAACTAAGTGCTATTTTAAAATCTTAGAAAAATCAGGTTTAAAATAATTTGGTCCCTTCATTACTTTTCCATCTTCACGATAAATCGGTTGTCCATCTTCACCTAGCTTACTCATATTACTTTGTTGAATTTCATCAAAAACAGCTTCAATTTTACCTTGCAAACCATGTTCGATAATTGTGCCACATAAAATATACATCATGTCTCCAAGTGCATCGGCAATCTCTACCAAATCATTGTTTTTTACTGCCTCAAGATATTCTTCATTTTCTTCT encodes:
- a CDS encoding nucleoside triphosphate pyrophosphohydrolase family protein, encoding MQKQIDAVKEFHTAFKIGHSESPIADLGETKNILRYNLMKEENEEYLEAVKNNDLVEIADALGDMMYILCGTIIEHGLQGKIEAVFDEIQQSNMSKLGEDGQPIYREDGKVMKGPNYFKPDFSKILK
- a CDS encoding Dps family protein, whose product is MKTNILGLPVKESELIVKELNVLLSNFQVYYQNLRGIHWNIRGKRFFDLHVKFEELYTDAQLKIDLIAERVLTLGGTPLHTFDDYIKNNKIVVGKNISNDEKAVHLIVDSLTDLLKIEREILSQSDEINDEGTNSMMSDFISEQEKTIWMMKAWLEEDL
- a CDS encoding branched-chain amino acid aminotransferase, with amino-acid sequence MSTTQTNKIEIIKATSSKINDVDFENLSFGAVFTDHLFECDFKNGQWQTPVIKPYAPILMDPSSKVFHYGQAIFEGMKAYKDDKDAIWLFRPEENHKRFNASAVRMAMPEIPESIFLDGLNELLKLDAEWVKRGNGSSMYIRPFMIATGAGVVANPSDEYKFMILLSPAKSYYAGEVKVIIAEHYSRAANGGIGAAKAAGNYGAQFYPTNLANKDGFQQVIWTDDATHTKLEEAGTMNVFFRINDTLLTAPTSERILDGITRKSLLAIAEKEGLKTEVRSVLASELVEAAKDGSLKEIFGAGTAAVVSVIKGFSYKDEYYELPKTADSYASLLKEKLTGIQNKLAEDTFGWTVKV
- the mnmD gene encoding tRNA (5-methylaminomethyl-2-thiouridine)(34)-methyltransferase MnmD, whose amino-acid sequence is MKREIIQTLDGSTTIHLEEWGECYHSKHGAIQEAKHVFIKNGFSLFDDKPISVLEIGFGTGLNAFITFLEANKKNQRINYVGVEAYPVAADEVLMMNYVAELAADEDDGVFKRMHESNWDETIELTDSFALTKRKQFFQEIDDVAVFDLIYFDAFGYQVQPELWSTDIFRRMYTALKPNGVLVTYAARGVVKRSMIEVGFTVEKLAGPPGKREMFRARKVM
- a CDS encoding LysR substrate-binding domain-containing protein produces the protein MTITQLQYVLAVAEHKNFTLAAEKCFVTQPTLSMQIQKIEEELSILIFDRSKKPIQLTEIGQKIVNQAKNIVNEADRIKDIVEQQKGFIGGEFKLGIIPTVMPTLLPMFLNNFIKKYPKVKLLIEELNTDEIITKLKNGHLDAAIAVTPLEDEKIKEIVLYFEPFVAYIPEQHSIFQKEEIEVSDLNINEILLLQDGHCFRDGILNLCKNGTDVENNAFQIQSGSFETLIKLADEGLGTTLLPYLHTIDLKETDKLKLRHFKEPKPAREVSLIYPKSELKIQIIDALRSTIAGVVKGAIVFQNVQIISPIQKK